The genomic interval GGATAGCTTAACTAAGGGAAGAGCTAAGTTGCAATTTGAAATGAAGGGCTTAGATAAGCCACTTACAGATTTAAATAGAATGGTAAATAGAGTAGCATTCTCTTTAATAGTTGGATGTATGATTATAGGTTCTTCATTAATAGTTAATGCTAAAACTGGACCTACTTTTCAAGGGGTTCCTATTTTAGGATTAATAGGGTTTATAGTATCAGGAATTTTTGGTTTGTGGTTATTGATTTCCATAATAAAATCAGGCTTTTTTTAATAAATGGTTAATAAAGTAATTAAATACTTGAAAGAAACATAGTTATATTGTATAAATGTATACAATATAATAATTAAAAGTGAATAATTTAAAAAGAGGTAGAGGCGCGAGAATCAAGATTACTAAAATGGAGTTAAGTAGCGTAGAAGTTTTAGGAAAGGGATTATCGCCGAAGTTTTTGGCTAATACTTTAAGGCTAAATGCTGGGGTTGTATAGAATATATACAACACTGTCACAAAATGTGGAGAGCTATCATCTTAGGGAATTAAATAAATAAAAGTTTATTTGCAAAAGTGATTTTATTAAGTATTAAGACCTTAGGTTGATCAAGCCTAAGGTCTTTTTTGCAGAAATTTTATAATAAGAGAAAATAAGGGAACACCTCTGTAAATTAATTCACTGCATATTTAAGGGGGAATTTATAATGGGAAATAAAACTAGATTTAAAGTTTTTCTAACGGTTTTTGCAATGACAATGTTATGCTCAACCTTAGTCTTTGCTGCTGAAGATGCTGCGGCGGTAAACTCAGCTAAGTTTGGAATGTGGACAGTGCTGCCACCATTAGTTTCAATTGTATTAGCTTTTTTAACTAAGAATGTTGTAGTTTCTTTATTCATAGGAACAATTACAGGATGTATAATGCTTCAATTAAATGGATTTAATATAATTACAGCTTTAACTCAAGGATTTATTGATTTTACTTATAGAGCTTTAAATTCCTTAGCTGATCCTTGGAATGCAGGGATAATTCTTCAGGTTTTAGTTATTGGAGGAGTGATTCATTTAGTAGCTAAAATGGGAGGAGCAAAGGCAATAGCTGAGGCTTTAGCAAGAAAGGCTAAGACTGTTAAGAGTGCACAACTTACAACTTGGCTTTTAGGGTTAGCAGTTTTCTTTGATGATTATGCTAATTCATTAATTGTAGGACCAATAATGAGACCAGTTACAGATAAATTAGGAGTTTCAAGGGAAAAATTAGCCTTTGTTATAGATGCAACGGCAGCTCCAATTGCAGGGTTAGCAATAATATCAACTTGGATAGGCTTAGAGGTTGGATTAATTGGAGATGCCTTAAAAAGTGTAGGAATACAAGCAGATGGTTTTGGAGTATTTTTAGAAACAATACCATATAGATTTTATAATATATTAATTTTAGCTTTTGTTGTTATATCAGCAATAACTTTAAGAGAATTTGGACCAATGCTTAAAGCTGAGAGAAGAGCTAGAAGAGGAGAAGTTTTATCTACTACAGAAATTTCATCTGATAGTGAAGATTTAGAACCTATAGAAGGAATTAAATTAAGTGTTTGGAATGCAATAATTCCAATTGGAGTTTTAATAGTATCATCTTTAATAGGATTTTATTATAGTGGATGGGTAACTATAATGGGTGGAGAAGATTTAGCAATAATAGAGCTTATGAACAATACACCTTTTAGTTTTGCTGGAATACAAGCAGCATTCTCAAATGCAGATGCTTCAGTAGTTTTATTCCAATCAGCTTTATTAGCAACTATAGTAGCTCTTATATTAGGAGTAGGTAGAAAAATATTTACTATTTCAGAAGGAATAGGAATTTGGATTGAAGGAATGAAAGGACTTTTAATAACAGGAGTAATTCTTATATTAGCTTGGTCTTTAAGTTCTGTAATTAAAGAATTAGGAACTGCTTCTTATTTAGTAGGAGTATTATCAGATGCAATACCAGCATTTTTATTACCAGCAATAATATTTATTTTAGGTTCAATAATAGCCTTTGCTACAGGTACAGCTTATGGAACAATGGGAATATTAATGCCACTTGCAATTCCATTAGCCTTTGCAATAAATCCAGAATGGAATTTTGTTATAGTAAGCACATCAGCAGTATTAACAGGTGCTATCTTTGGAGATCATTGTTCACCTATTTCTGATACCACAATACTTTCCTCAACAGGTGCAGGATGCGATCATATAGAACATGTTAGAACTCAAATATGGTATGCAGTATTTGTAGGAATAGTAACTGTATTATTTGGATATATTCCAGCTGGTTTAGGATTAAGTATTTTCATAGTACTACCTTTATCCTTAGTAGCTTTATTCATATTAACAATGATATTTGGTAAAAAAGTAGATGACAAAGTAGTTAGC from Clostridium perfringens carries:
- a CDS encoding Na+/H+ antiporter NhaC family protein; this encodes MGNKTRFKVFLTVFAMTMLCSTLVFAAEDAAAVNSAKFGMWTVLPPLVSIVLAFLTKNVVVSLFIGTITGCIMLQLNGFNIITALTQGFIDFTYRALNSLADPWNAGIILQVLVIGGVIHLVAKMGGAKAIAEALARKAKTVKSAQLTTWLLGLAVFFDDYANSLIVGPIMRPVTDKLGVSREKLAFVIDATAAPIAGLAIISTWIGLEVGLIGDALKSVGIQADGFGVFLETIPYRFYNILILAFVVISAITLREFGPMLKAERRARRGEVLSTTEISSDSEDLEPIEGIKLSVWNAIIPIGVLIVSSLIGFYYSGWVTIMGGEDLAIIELMNNTPFSFAGIQAAFSNADASVVLFQSALLATIVALILGVGRKIFTISEGIGIWIEGMKGLLITGVILILAWSLSSVIKELGTASYLVGVLSDAIPAFLLPAIIFILGSIIAFATGTAYGTMGILMPLAIPLAFAINPEWNFVIVSTSAVLTGAIFGDHCSPISDTTILSSTGAGCDHIEHVRTQIWYAVFVGIVTVLFGYIPAGLGLSIFIVLPLSLVALFILTMIFGKKVDDKVVSN